One Rissa tridactyla isolate bRisTri1 chromosome 1, bRisTri1.patW.cur.20221130, whole genome shotgun sequence DNA segment encodes these proteins:
- the CCDC90B gene encoding coiled-coil domain-containing protein 90B, mitochondrial isoform X3 — translation MVTQAQQEITLQQIMAHLDSIRKDMVILEKSEFANLRAENEKMKIELDQVKQQLMNETGKIRADSKLDINLERSRVTDMFTDQERKLMEATTEFHKKVSTKQSSSSPERDTVTCCVLHKPQTVVKVGRFLTMVKQKAGLHHPCLLDVCLAEVCGICAEHCSGRERYVSLVSCSRSILSAGCYRRGGRCHTALPNTNRRADRLLQRDGSGAGSQADSSRAGSPRSC, via the exons ATGGTTACGCAGGCTCAGCAG GAAATAACTTTACAGCAGATCATGGCACATCTGGACTCCATTCGAAAAGATATGGTCATCCTGGAGAAAAGCGAATTTGCAAACTTGAGAGCAGAGAATGAG aaaatgaaaattgaatTAGATCAAGTGAAACAGCAGCTAATG aaTGAAACCGGTAAAATCCGAGCTGACAGCAAGCTAGACATAAACCTGGAAAGGAGCAGAGTGACAGATATG TTTACGGATCAGGAGAGGAAACTGATGGAAGCAACGACAGAGTTTCATAAGAAAGTAAGTACTAAACAAAGCTCATCTTCTCCTGAGCGGGATACAGTTACGTGCTGCGTGTTACACAAACCCCAAACTGTCGTGAAAGTCGGTAGATTTTTGACTATGGTAAAGCAAAAGGCTGGGCTGCATCACCCGTGTCTGTTGGACGTGTGTCTTGCCGAGGTCTGTGGGATTTGCGCTGAGCACTGTTCGGGCAGAGAGAGGTACGTGAGCCTTGTCTCCTGCTCCCGGAGTATCCTAAGTGCAGGCTGTTACCGGCGGGGTGGGCGCTGTCACACTGCCCTTCCAAATACTAACAGACGAGCCGATCGGCTGCTCCAGAGGGATGGGTCAGGGGCCGGCAGCCAAGCAGATAGTTCAAGGGCTGGAAGTCCTCGAAGCTGCTAG